A window from Vanessa atalanta chromosome 18, ilVanAtal1.2, whole genome shotgun sequence encodes these proteins:
- the LOC125070753 gene encoding protein distal antenna: MTTKGKRPMRALTPGDKIEAIQRVNDGESKASVARDIGVPESTLRGWCKNEDKLRYMTSRLSSPDTDKSNDGEPPDKRARTESPIAPQSPITTGLDLSSPAAITHNVPQPTLPTDTPVELTTKRSEPSPPLHPTRERRPDPGASVSMSAISPLSGLGHLPGLTHSHLGLSFNEIATNLTLLAQLNPGLSALSAQPASRALRSVRSPKPAHNGILNMNETKHRSKSNHSADLYRHSSSKSSHHMSSQSASQPVDDTLWYWLKTQQAMLDLTAQTTAAHPLQLGKVSDPTLPTKPVAPAPPVTSHLDYNRNSWLWQYYKQFGGAMPLPEDKLKSASQVPKDKSADNILYSHLTKGKTEDDRGVISPIQTQSLTAEVRETVTAPEEPRVAEPAISPEVEVENKEPAAEKPIECGKSQAKARNVLDNLLFNSSNQVVHEENKSNGSANGEWESGTVEALEHGDKFLAWLEASGDPSVTRMHVHQLRALLHNLRTRRAAAVPAVPAAPADAARRK; this comes from the coding sequence ATGACGACAAAGGGCAAGCGTCCCATGCGCGCCCTTACACCCGGAGATAAAATTGAGGCGATACAGCGAGTCAACGACGGCGAATCTAAAGCGTCTGTCGCCCGCGACATTGGCGTGCCAGAGTCTACTCTTCGTGGTTGGTGTAAGAACGAAGACAAGCTGCGCTATATGACCTCTCGTTTATCCTCGCCGGACACAGATAAGAGCAATGACGGAGAGCCGCCCGACAAGAGAGCGCGCACCGAGTCTCCGATTGCGCCACAATCTCCCATTACAACCGGCCTCGATCTGTCAAGCCCGGCTGCTATAACACACAACGTCCCACAGCCGACTTTGCCGACTGACACCCCAGTCGAACTAACCACCAAACGAAGTGAACCTTCCCCACCACTGCATCCAACTCGTGAACGTCGCCCTGACCCAGGAGCAAGCGTTTCAATGAGTGCTATAAGCCCTCTATCAGGACTTGGTCATCTGCCTGGACTGACTCATTCACATCTCGGATTGAGTTTCAATGAGATCGCAACCAATCTGACATTACTTGCACAACTTAACCCTGGTCTTTCCGCTTTATCAGCTCAACCCGCTAGTCGGGCGTTGCGGTCAGTACGATCTCCAAAACCAGCGCACAATGGAATACTTAATATGAATGAAACCAAACATCGGAGCAAATCTAATCACTCAGCAGATCTATATCGACACAGCAGTTCCAAATCGAGTCATCACATGAGCTCTCAGTCCGCTAGTCAACCTGTCGATGATACATTATGGTATTGGCTAAAAACCCAACAGGCAATGCTTGACTTAACCGCTCAAACGACGGCTGCACATCCACTTCAACTAGGAAAAGTGAGCGACCCAACCTTGCCTACGAAACCAGTAGCCCCTGCGCCTCCCGTCACTTCACACCTCGATTATAACAGAAATTCATGGCTTTGGCAATATTACAAGCAATTTGGTGGAGCAATGCCTTTACCCGAAGATAAACTTAAATCTGCGTCGCAAGTGCCAAAAGACAAATCCGCcgataatattctttattcacaTCTAACCAAAGGTAAAACGGAAGATGATCGAGGTGTAATCAGCCCGATACAAACCCAATCGCTAACGGCAGAAGTGCGCGAAACCGTAACCGCACCTGAAGAACCACGCGTCGCTGAGCCGGCAATAAGTCCAGAAGTCGAGGTCGAGAATAAGGAGCCAGCTGCAGAAAAACCCATAGAGTGTGGGAAAAGTCAAGCGAAAGCGCGAAATGTTCTGGATAATCTGCTCTTCAACAGTAGCAACCAGGTGGTTCACGAGGAGAACAAGAGCAATGGATCTGCCAATGGCGAATGGGAATCGGGAACAGTGGAGGCGCTCGAGCACGGCGACAAGTTCCTCGCGTGGCTGGAGGCGAGCGGCGACCCGAGCGTGACAAGGATGCACGTGCATCAGCTGCGCGCGTTGCTGCACAACCTGCGCACGCGGCGAGCGGCCGCCGTGCCCGCCgtgcccgccgcgcccgccgacGCCGCCCGACGCAAATAA
- the LOC125070754 gene encoding calcineurin B homologous protein 1, whose protein sequence is MGNKSSLLLREEEIAQIQEETGFTPNQIERLYSRFTALDKNDCGTLSREDFLRIPELAINPLSERIVHSFFAESHDDRVNFLQFMRVLSHFRPIRKNRENRLNSREEKLRFAFSMYDLDNDGKISRDELLAILHMMVGVNISEEQLTSIAERTIIEADTNNDQMISFEEFCRALERTDVEQKMSIRFLN, encoded by the exons ATGGGGAACAAATCGTCATTGTTATTGAGAGAAGAAGAAATAGCACAAATTCAAGAAGAAACTGGCT TTACTCCAAATCAAATTGAGCGCCTGTACTCACGTTTCACAGCACTGGATAAGAATGACTGTGGGACATTATCAAGGGAAGATTTCCTCAGAATTCCAGAATTAGCTATCAACCCCTTGAGCGAAAGGATTGTCCATTCTTTCTTTGCCGAGAGCCACGATGACAGAGTAAATTTTCTACAGTTTATGAGAGTGCTGTCCCACTTCCGTCCTATCAGGAAGAATAGGGAGAATAGGCTGAACAGCAGAGAAGAAAAATTAAGAT TTGCTTTTTCAATGTACGATCTGGACAATGACGGTAAGATTTCACGTGATGAACTGTTGGCTATACTTCATATGATGGTCGGAGTAAATATCAG CGAAGAGCAACTGACAAGCATTGCTGAGAGGACAATCATAGAAGCTGATACAAACAATGATCAAATGATCTCATTTGAAGAGTTTTGCCGAGCTCTGGAGAGGACAGATGTTGAGCAAAAGATGTCTATTCGCTTCCTCAATTGA